In the Silurus meridionalis isolate SWU-2019-XX chromosome 6, ASM1480568v1, whole genome shotgun sequence genome, one interval contains:
- the per1b gene encoding period circadian protein homolog 1b isoform X1, whose product MSNDSSDSTPSNVPRMGAGGAEEEEIVVAQTGSPAMSGISPSSDSANGRTGSSSGGESGPTGLSSDNRGPNSDDMDALSSGNDSGERESEGGLERENGSRGRQSMRSYQSSSSHNGKDSGMMLETTESNKSSNSQSPSPPSSSLAYSLLSASSEQDPSSTSGCSSEQSARVQTQKELMRALKELKIRLPAERKTKGRSSTLNALKYALNCVKQVQANQEYYHQWNVEECHGCSLDLSTFTIEELDNITSEYTLKNTDTFSMAVSFLSGKVVYISPQGSSLLRSKPEKLQGALFSELLAPQDVSTFFSSTAPCRLPPWASCIGSASHAVEYTKEKSMFCRISADGSSSGDMRYYPFRLTPYLLTLRDSDTADPQPCCLLIAERVHSGYEAPRIPPDKRIFTTSHTPSCLFQEVDERAVPLLGYLPQDLVGSPVLLCLHPEDRPMMVAIHKKILQFAGQPFEHSPLRMCARNGEYLTIDTSWSSFVNPWSRKVAFIVGRHKVRTSPLNEDVFTLPRVLEESTVTPDIAQLSEQIHRLLVQPVHSSSSQGYGSLASNGSHELQPSATSSSESNGTTMEDPAQLHKPMTFQQICKDVHMVKTSGQQVFIESRNRPPPRKHTTTASLRAVVDTVPDVAPPSKDPILSQLVRKDPPSAYSYQQINCLDSIIRYLESCNVPNTVKRKCGSSSCTASSTSDDDKQQDTPSNPKGPSVALVSESTPLPALTLHSKAESVASVTSQCSFSSTIVHVGDKKPPESDIVMEEAPTTPVPAPPVLHTLPPPPPPPSPPPLAIAAAPSLAPPPTPPSPAVTPERDGGRRAGGGAGGSGGGRLGLTKEVLSAHTQQEEQNFMCRFRDLSQLRVFDPASVLRRHTTTPITRGARCSRDYPAHSSRRRGRGGKRLKHQETSEQESSLGQSGLTGSLSTGAPAQEGAPNPSFPLAPPTTSSSWPPSVGSQNSLPSVPYPPGMLPLYPLFSPLSHPITDPSMHTGLRFPIQNPQVGSPMVHPMMALVLPNYMFPQIGTALAQPGTATMPQPFYNPNVSFHYPTAGTAPPAPTQTVTAAPQNPSRCSTPQSCSQREGGVEREGTESPLFQSRCSSPLNLLQLEESPTSRLEAATALAFGERQTTPSTGGQGGGVGGPAVANQRSPAEESKENENGEANESNQDAMSSSSDLLDLLLQEDSRSGTGSAASGSGSSGTGSSGSGLGSSGSGSNGCSSSGSGTRSSHTSKYFGSIDSSENDHSRKQTAGGNGEAQFIKCVLQDPIWLLMANTDEKIMMTYQLPIRDRDTVLSKDSVALKAMQKHQPRFTEEQKRELSQVHPWIRTGRLPRAINISGCVGCKSPPSVLPTAPFDVELHEMELCSVLDVTEDGASGEKRMQPDTAMDEREAEGEPKHQMDEDEEEKRLVRISDQEMTVEEQEEDGKRVHLTNIRR is encoded by the exons ATGAGTAATGACAGCTCAGACTCCACCCCCAGCAATGTTCCTAGAATGGGAGCTGGAGGGGCCGAGGAGGAAGAAATAGTGGTTGCACAGACCGGCTCACCGGCCATGAGTGGCATTTCGCCATCATCCGATTCAGCCAATGGCAGGACAGGATCATCTTCAGGAGGTGAGTCAGGACCCACAGGGTTATCCAGTGATAACCGAGGGCCAAATTCGGATGACATGGATGCACTATCGAGCGGCAACGACTCCGGAGAAAGGGAGAGTGAAGGAGGACTGGAGCGAGAGAACGGCTCCAGGGGAAGGCAGTCCATGCGAAGTTACCAGAGCTCCTCAAGTCATAATGGCAAAGATTCTGGCATGATGTTAGAGACAACTGAGAGCAACAAGAG TTCAAATTCCCAGAGTCCGTCTCCTCCCAGCAGCTCACTGGCATACAGTTTGTTGAGTGCAAGCTCAGAGCAGGACCCTTCATCCACCAGTGGCTGCAGCAGTGAGCAGTCAGCTCGTGTGCAGACCCAAAAAGAGCTGATGAGGGCACTGAAGGAACTCAAGATTCGTCTGCCTGCAGAGAGGAAAACCAAAGGACGCTCCAGCACCCTCAACGCCCTCAAATACGCACTAAACTGTGTTAAACAAGTCCAGG CCAATCAGGAGTATTATCACCAGTGGAATGTTGAAGAGTGTCATGGATGCAGCCTGGATCTTTCCACATTTACCATAGAAGAGCTCGATAACATTACCTCAGAATATACGCTGAAAAACACA GATACATTCTCTATGGCCGTGTCATTCCTGTCGGGGAAGGTTGTTTACATCTCGCCGCAGGGTTCGTCTTTGCTGCGAAGTAAACCGGAGAAGTTGCAGGGGGCGCTCTTTTCAGAGCTCCTCGCCCCTCAGGACGTCAGCACTTTCTTCAGCAGCACTGCCCCCTGCAGATTACCACCATGGGCATCCTGCATCGGATCTG catCCCATGCTGTAGAGTACACCAAGGAGAAGTCCATGTTCTGCAGAATCAGCGCAGATGGCTCTTCCAGTGGAGACATGCGATATTACCCGTTTAGACTGACCCCTTACCTGCTTACACTTCGAGACTCTGACACTGCAGACCCCCAGCCCTGCTGTCTGCTCATCGCTGAGAGAGTGCACTCTGGATACGAGG CTCCTCGCATTCCTCCAGACAAGCGTATCTTTACCACCAGTCACACGCCCAGCTGCCTCTTCCAAGAGGTTGATGAGAGAGCTGTGCCGCTGCTAGGTTATCTGCCTCAGGACCTGGTGGGATCCCCGGTGCTGCTCTGTCTACACCCAGAGGACCGACCAATGATGGTGGCCATTCACAAAAAGA ttCTGCAGTTTGCAGGGCAGCCGTTTGAACATTCTCCATTGCGAATGTGTGCTCGGAATGGGGAGTATCTGACGATAGACACCTCCTGGTCCTCCTTTGTTAACCCTTGGAGCAGGAAGGTGGCGTTTATCGTGGGCCGCCACAAAGTCAGAAC CTCTCCACTGAACGAGGATGTGTTTACTCTGCCAAGAGTTCTCGAAGAGAGCACCGTGACACCAGATATCGCACAACTCAGCGAGCAGATACACCGGCTCCTGGTTCAGCCTGTACACAGCAGCAGCTCACAGGGCTACGGCAGTCTGGCAAGTAACGGCTCCCACGAGCTGCAACCCAGTGCCACTTCATCATCAGAGAGCAACGGCACCACTATGGAGGACCCGGCTCAGCTTCACAAACCG ATGACCTTCCAGCAGATCTGTAAAGACGTGCACATGGTAAAGACAAGCGGCCAACAAGTGTTTATCGAGTCCCGTAACCGTCCCCCTCCTAGAAAACACACTACCACAG CTTCCTTGCGAGCTGTAGTGGACACTGTGCCAGATGTGGCTCCACCTTCAAAGGATCCGATCCTCTCTCAGCTGGTGAGGAAGGACCCTCCCAGTGCGTACTCTTACCAGCAAATCAACTGCCTGGATAGCATTATACG GTATTTGGAGAGCTGCAATGTCCCAAACACAGTTAAAAGGAAGTGTGGCTCCTCCTCCTGTACTGCATCATCTACTTCTGATGATGATAAGCAGCAGGACACCCCCAGCAACCCTAAAG GTCCATCAGTAGCTCTGGTTAGTGAGAGTACGCCACTGCCAGCCCTTACTTTACACAGTAAGGCAGAAAGTGTAGCATCAGTAACGTCCCAGTGCAGTTTCAGCAGTACCATTGTCCATGTGGGAGACAAGAAACCCCCAGAGTCAG ACATTGTAATGGAGGAAGCCCCTACAACTCCTGTGCCTGCTCCTCCTGTCCTTCATACccttccacctccacctcctcctccatcacctCCTCCCCTTGCCATTGCAGCAGCTCCATCTTTGGCCCCTCCCCCAACTCCACCAAGCCCTGCTGTTACACCTGAGAGAGATGGAGGCAggagagcaggaggaggagcaggaggaagtggaggaggaaggcTGGGACTGACCAAAGAGGTGCTTTCTGCACACACTCAGCAAGAAGAACAGAACTTCATGTGTCGCTTTAGGGATCTGAGTCAGCTAAGAGTGTTCGACCCAGCTTCAGTACTTCGGCGGCACACTACCACACCGATCACCAGAG GTGCACGATGTTCACGCGATTACCCCGCACACAGTAGTCGTCGACGTGGTCGAGGGGGGAAAAGATTGAAACATCAGGAGACGTCAGAGCAGGAAAGCTCTTTAGGCCAGTCAGGCCTAACAGGAAGCCTCTCTACAGGTGCCCCTGCACAAGAGGGAGCACCTAACCCTTCCTTCCCTCTGGCTCCACCAACGACCTCATCATCATGGCCTCCTTCAGTGGGCTCCCAAAATAGTTTGCCCTCTGTGCCCTATCCACCAGGCATGCTGCCCCTTTATCCACTtttctcacctctctctcatcCCATCACTGACCCATCTATGCATACTGGCCTTCGCTTTCCCATTCAGAATCCTCAGGTAGGGTCTCCCATGGTCCACCCCATGATGGCGTTGGTACTTCCCAACTACATGTTTCCTCAAATTGGCACAGCCTTGGCCCAGCCTGGTACCGCAACTATGCCCCAACCCTTCTACAACCCCAATGTGTCATTTCACTACCCCACAGCCGGCACTGCCCCGCCAGCACCGACTCAAACAGTAACAGCGGCCCCACAAAACCCATCCCGCTGTAGCACACCTCAGTCCTGCAGccagagagaaggaggagtaGAAAGAGAAGGGACAGAGTCACCCCTCTTCCAATCCCGTTGCTCCTCCCCTCTGAATTTGCTTCAGCTGGAGGAGTCACCAACCAGTCGGCTTGAGGCAGCAACTGCATTGGCGTTCGGGGAACGGCAAACCACACCTTCTACAGGTGGACAAGGAGGCGGGGTTGGTGGTCCAGCAGTGGCCAATCAGAGAAGCCCAGCAGAAGAATCCAAAGAGAATGAAAAT GGAGAAGCCAACGAATCCAATCAGGATGCCATGTCCTCCTCCAGTGATCTGCTTGACCTGCTGCTGCAGGAAGACTCGCGATCAGGCACAGGCTCAGCTGCCTCAGGCTCTGGATCCTCGGGTACAGGGTCCTCAGGATCTGGCTTGGGTTCCTCAGGGTCTGGCTCCAATGGATGCAGCAGCTCTGGAAGTGGAACCA GGAGCAGCCACACGAGCAAGTACTTCGGCAGCATAGACTCGTCGGAGAATGACCACTCTCGTAAGCAGACAGCTGGGGGCAACGGAGAGGCGCAGTTCATCAAGTGTGTGCTGCAGGATCCTATATGGCTGCTTATGGCCAACACAGACGAGAAGATCATGATGACTTATCAGCTGCCCAtcag agacagagacactgtACTGAGCAAGGATAGTGTTGCATTGAAGGCCATGCAGAAGCATCAGCCGCGTTTTACCGAGGAGCAGAAGAGGGAGCTGAGTCAGGTTCACCCCTGGATCCGCACGGGACGCCTGCCACGTGCCATCAATATATCC GGATGTGTTGGCTGCAAATCTCCTCCTTCAGTGCTTCCCACTGCCCCGTTTGACGTGGAGCTCCATGAAATGGAGCTGTGCAGTGTGCTCGACGTGACAGAAGATGGCGCCAGCGGTGAGAAACGCATGCAGCCAGACACAGCCATGGATGAAAGAGAGGCAGAGGGAGAGCCAAAGCATCAGATGGATGAAGACGAGGAAGAGAAAAGACTGGTCAGAATCAGCGATCAGGAAATGACAGTTGAGGAACAGGAGGAGGATGGGAAAAGAGTCCATTTGACTAATATAAGACGCTGA
- the per1b gene encoding period circadian protein homolog 1b isoform X2 produces MSNDSSDSTPSNVPRMGAGGAEEEEIVVAQTGSPAMSGISPSSDSANGRTGSSSGGESGPTGLSSDNRGPNSDDMDALSSGNDSGERESEGGLERENGSRGRQSMRSYQSSSSHNGKDSGMMLETTESNKSSNSQSPSPPSSSLAYSLLSASSEQDPSSTSGCSSEQSARVQTQKELMRALKELKIRLPAERKTKGRSSTLNALKYALNCVKQVQANQEYYHQWNVEECHGCSLDLSTFTIEELDNITSEYTLKNTDTFSMAVSFLSGKVVYISPQGSSLLRSKPEKLQGALFSELLAPQDVSTFFSSTAPCRLPPWASCIGSASHAVEYTKEKSMFCRISADGSSSGDMRYYPFRLTPYLLTLRDSDTADPQPCCLLIAERVHSGYEAPRIPPDKRIFTTSHTPSCLFQEVDERAVPLLGYLPQDLVGSPVLLCLHPEDRPMMVAIHKKILQFAGQPFEHSPLRMCARNGEYLTIDTSWSSFVNPWSRKVAFIVGRHKVRTSPLNEDVFTLPRVLEESTVTPDIAQLSEQIHRLLVQPVHSSSSQGYGSLASNGSHELQPSATSSSESNGTTMEDPAQLHKPMTFQQICKDVHMVKTSGQQVFIESRNRPPPRKHTTTASLRAVVDTVPDVAPPSKDPILSQLVRKDPPSAYSYQQINCLDSIIRYLESCNVPNTVKRKCGSSSCTASSTSDDDKQQDTPSNPKDIVMEEAPTTPVPAPPVLHTLPPPPPPPSPPPLAIAAAPSLAPPPTPPSPAVTPERDGGRRAGGGAGGSGGGRLGLTKEVLSAHTQQEEQNFMCRFRDLSQLRVFDPASVLRRHTTTPITRGARCSRDYPAHSSRRRGRGGKRLKHQETSEQESSLGQSGLTGSLSTGAPAQEGAPNPSFPLAPPTTSSSWPPSVGSQNSLPSVPYPPGMLPLYPLFSPLSHPITDPSMHTGLRFPIQNPQVGSPMVHPMMALVLPNYMFPQIGTALAQPGTATMPQPFYNPNVSFHYPTAGTAPPAPTQTVTAAPQNPSRCSTPQSCSQREGGVEREGTESPLFQSRCSSPLNLLQLEESPTSRLEAATALAFGERQTTPSTGGQGGGVGGPAVANQRSPAEESKENENGEANESNQDAMSSSSDLLDLLLQEDSRSGTGSAASGSGSSGTGSSGSGLGSSGSGSNGCSSSGSGTRSSHTSKYFGSIDSSENDHSRKQTAGGNGEAQFIKCVLQDPIWLLMANTDEKIMMTYQLPIRDRDTVLSKDSVALKAMQKHQPRFTEEQKRELSQVHPWIRTGRLPRAINISGCVGCKSPPSVLPTAPFDVELHEMELCSVLDVTEDGASGEKRMQPDTAMDEREAEGEPKHQMDEDEEEKRLVRISDQEMTVEEQEEDGKRVHLTNIRR; encoded by the exons ATGAGTAATGACAGCTCAGACTCCACCCCCAGCAATGTTCCTAGAATGGGAGCTGGAGGGGCCGAGGAGGAAGAAATAGTGGTTGCACAGACCGGCTCACCGGCCATGAGTGGCATTTCGCCATCATCCGATTCAGCCAATGGCAGGACAGGATCATCTTCAGGAGGTGAGTCAGGACCCACAGGGTTATCCAGTGATAACCGAGGGCCAAATTCGGATGACATGGATGCACTATCGAGCGGCAACGACTCCGGAGAAAGGGAGAGTGAAGGAGGACTGGAGCGAGAGAACGGCTCCAGGGGAAGGCAGTCCATGCGAAGTTACCAGAGCTCCTCAAGTCATAATGGCAAAGATTCTGGCATGATGTTAGAGACAACTGAGAGCAACAAGAG TTCAAATTCCCAGAGTCCGTCTCCTCCCAGCAGCTCACTGGCATACAGTTTGTTGAGTGCAAGCTCAGAGCAGGACCCTTCATCCACCAGTGGCTGCAGCAGTGAGCAGTCAGCTCGTGTGCAGACCCAAAAAGAGCTGATGAGGGCACTGAAGGAACTCAAGATTCGTCTGCCTGCAGAGAGGAAAACCAAAGGACGCTCCAGCACCCTCAACGCCCTCAAATACGCACTAAACTGTGTTAAACAAGTCCAGG CCAATCAGGAGTATTATCACCAGTGGAATGTTGAAGAGTGTCATGGATGCAGCCTGGATCTTTCCACATTTACCATAGAAGAGCTCGATAACATTACCTCAGAATATACGCTGAAAAACACA GATACATTCTCTATGGCCGTGTCATTCCTGTCGGGGAAGGTTGTTTACATCTCGCCGCAGGGTTCGTCTTTGCTGCGAAGTAAACCGGAGAAGTTGCAGGGGGCGCTCTTTTCAGAGCTCCTCGCCCCTCAGGACGTCAGCACTTTCTTCAGCAGCACTGCCCCCTGCAGATTACCACCATGGGCATCCTGCATCGGATCTG catCCCATGCTGTAGAGTACACCAAGGAGAAGTCCATGTTCTGCAGAATCAGCGCAGATGGCTCTTCCAGTGGAGACATGCGATATTACCCGTTTAGACTGACCCCTTACCTGCTTACACTTCGAGACTCTGACACTGCAGACCCCCAGCCCTGCTGTCTGCTCATCGCTGAGAGAGTGCACTCTGGATACGAGG CTCCTCGCATTCCTCCAGACAAGCGTATCTTTACCACCAGTCACACGCCCAGCTGCCTCTTCCAAGAGGTTGATGAGAGAGCTGTGCCGCTGCTAGGTTATCTGCCTCAGGACCTGGTGGGATCCCCGGTGCTGCTCTGTCTACACCCAGAGGACCGACCAATGATGGTGGCCATTCACAAAAAGA ttCTGCAGTTTGCAGGGCAGCCGTTTGAACATTCTCCATTGCGAATGTGTGCTCGGAATGGGGAGTATCTGACGATAGACACCTCCTGGTCCTCCTTTGTTAACCCTTGGAGCAGGAAGGTGGCGTTTATCGTGGGCCGCCACAAAGTCAGAAC CTCTCCACTGAACGAGGATGTGTTTACTCTGCCAAGAGTTCTCGAAGAGAGCACCGTGACACCAGATATCGCACAACTCAGCGAGCAGATACACCGGCTCCTGGTTCAGCCTGTACACAGCAGCAGCTCACAGGGCTACGGCAGTCTGGCAAGTAACGGCTCCCACGAGCTGCAACCCAGTGCCACTTCATCATCAGAGAGCAACGGCACCACTATGGAGGACCCGGCTCAGCTTCACAAACCG ATGACCTTCCAGCAGATCTGTAAAGACGTGCACATGGTAAAGACAAGCGGCCAACAAGTGTTTATCGAGTCCCGTAACCGTCCCCCTCCTAGAAAACACACTACCACAG CTTCCTTGCGAGCTGTAGTGGACACTGTGCCAGATGTGGCTCCACCTTCAAAGGATCCGATCCTCTCTCAGCTGGTGAGGAAGGACCCTCCCAGTGCGTACTCTTACCAGCAAATCAACTGCCTGGATAGCATTATACG GTATTTGGAGAGCTGCAATGTCCCAAACACAGTTAAAAGGAAGTGTGGCTCCTCCTCCTGTACTGCATCATCTACTTCTGATGATGATAAGCAGCAGGACACCCCCAGCAACCCTAAAG ACATTGTAATGGAGGAAGCCCCTACAACTCCTGTGCCTGCTCCTCCTGTCCTTCATACccttccacctccacctcctcctccatcacctCCTCCCCTTGCCATTGCAGCAGCTCCATCTTTGGCCCCTCCCCCAACTCCACCAAGCCCTGCTGTTACACCTGAGAGAGATGGAGGCAggagagcaggaggaggagcaggaggaagtggaggaggaaggcTGGGACTGACCAAAGAGGTGCTTTCTGCACACACTCAGCAAGAAGAACAGAACTTCATGTGTCGCTTTAGGGATCTGAGTCAGCTAAGAGTGTTCGACCCAGCTTCAGTACTTCGGCGGCACACTACCACACCGATCACCAGAG GTGCACGATGTTCACGCGATTACCCCGCACACAGTAGTCGTCGACGTGGTCGAGGGGGGAAAAGATTGAAACATCAGGAGACGTCAGAGCAGGAAAGCTCTTTAGGCCAGTCAGGCCTAACAGGAAGCCTCTCTACAGGTGCCCCTGCACAAGAGGGAGCACCTAACCCTTCCTTCCCTCTGGCTCCACCAACGACCTCATCATCATGGCCTCCTTCAGTGGGCTCCCAAAATAGTTTGCCCTCTGTGCCCTATCCACCAGGCATGCTGCCCCTTTATCCACTtttctcacctctctctcatcCCATCACTGACCCATCTATGCATACTGGCCTTCGCTTTCCCATTCAGAATCCTCAGGTAGGGTCTCCCATGGTCCACCCCATGATGGCGTTGGTACTTCCCAACTACATGTTTCCTCAAATTGGCACAGCCTTGGCCCAGCCTGGTACCGCAACTATGCCCCAACCCTTCTACAACCCCAATGTGTCATTTCACTACCCCACAGCCGGCACTGCCCCGCCAGCACCGACTCAAACAGTAACAGCGGCCCCACAAAACCCATCCCGCTGTAGCACACCTCAGTCCTGCAGccagagagaaggaggagtaGAAAGAGAAGGGACAGAGTCACCCCTCTTCCAATCCCGTTGCTCCTCCCCTCTGAATTTGCTTCAGCTGGAGGAGTCACCAACCAGTCGGCTTGAGGCAGCAACTGCATTGGCGTTCGGGGAACGGCAAACCACACCTTCTACAGGTGGACAAGGAGGCGGGGTTGGTGGTCCAGCAGTGGCCAATCAGAGAAGCCCAGCAGAAGAATCCAAAGAGAATGAAAAT GGAGAAGCCAACGAATCCAATCAGGATGCCATGTCCTCCTCCAGTGATCTGCTTGACCTGCTGCTGCAGGAAGACTCGCGATCAGGCACAGGCTCAGCTGCCTCAGGCTCTGGATCCTCGGGTACAGGGTCCTCAGGATCTGGCTTGGGTTCCTCAGGGTCTGGCTCCAATGGATGCAGCAGCTCTGGAAGTGGAACCA GGAGCAGCCACACGAGCAAGTACTTCGGCAGCATAGACTCGTCGGAGAATGACCACTCTCGTAAGCAGACAGCTGGGGGCAACGGAGAGGCGCAGTTCATCAAGTGTGTGCTGCAGGATCCTATATGGCTGCTTATGGCCAACACAGACGAGAAGATCATGATGACTTATCAGCTGCCCAtcag agacagagacactgtACTGAGCAAGGATAGTGTTGCATTGAAGGCCATGCAGAAGCATCAGCCGCGTTTTACCGAGGAGCAGAAGAGGGAGCTGAGTCAGGTTCACCCCTGGATCCGCACGGGACGCCTGCCACGTGCCATCAATATATCC GGATGTGTTGGCTGCAAATCTCCTCCTTCAGTGCTTCCCACTGCCCCGTTTGACGTGGAGCTCCATGAAATGGAGCTGTGCAGTGTGCTCGACGTGACAGAAGATGGCGCCAGCGGTGAGAAACGCATGCAGCCAGACACAGCCATGGATGAAAGAGAGGCAGAGGGAGAGCCAAAGCATCAGATGGATGAAGACGAGGAAGAGAAAAGACTGGTCAGAATCAGCGATCAGGAAATGACAGTTGAGGAACAGGAGGAGGATGGGAAAAGAGTCCATTTGACTAATATAAGACGCTGA